From the Acetobacter aceti genome, one window contains:
- the rplT gene encoding 50S ribosomal protein L20 — MARVKRGVTTHARHKKVLKLSKGFRGRSSTNYRIAMERLEKSLQYAYRDRRNKKREFRALWIQRINAAVREHGLTYSRFINGLDKAGIEIDRKVLAAIAFDDAATFGEIVKKAQAALAA; from the coding sequence ATGGCACGTGTTAAGCGGGGCGTAACGACGCACGCCCGTCACAAGAAAGTTCTCAAGCTCTCCAAGGGCTTCCGTGGACGTTCCTCCACGAACTATCGCATTGCGATGGAGCGTCTCGAAAAGTCGCTTCAGTACGCCTACCGCGATCGTCGTAACAAGAAGCGCGAATTCCGCGCCCTGTGGATCCAGCGTATCAACGCTGCCGTTCGCGAGCATGGCCTGACCTACAGCCGTTTCATCAACGGTCTGGACAAGGCTGGCATCGAGATCGACCGTAAGGTTCTGGCAGCCATCGCATTCGATGACGCCGCCACTTTCGGTGAAATCGTAAAGAAGGCTCAGGCTGCTCTCGCTGCCTGA
- a CDS encoding GNAT family N-acetyltransferase, with translation MRLVKPTLSFSIRKARHADAALLPDIERSAAQAFRNIPSLAWIADDEPISEKRHEACIAAETCWVAVDETGNPVAFLSTRREGVRMHIMEMSVVECMQGNGIGAALLETLAVWAEKNHLTAITLTTFCDVPWNAPFYARKGFVVLAGNELDNGLKAILEEESRHGFLHGSRCAMQRLVGRKRA, from the coding sequence GTGAGACTGGTAAAGCCCACACTCTCTTTCAGTATTCGCAAGGCTCGACATGCAGACGCTGCTCTGCTGCCTGATATCGAGAGGTCCGCCGCTCAGGCCTTCCGCAATATTCCGTCTCTTGCATGGATTGCTGATGACGAACCCATATCAGAAAAAAGGCATGAGGCCTGTATCGCTGCGGAGACATGCTGGGTCGCAGTTGATGAGACAGGCAATCCGGTGGCGTTTCTGAGCACCCGTAGGGAAGGCGTGCGCATGCATATTATGGAAATGTCAGTTGTGGAGTGCATGCAGGGCAACGGTATTGGAGCAGCTCTTCTTGAGACACTTGCAGTGTGGGCCGAGAAGAATCATCTGACAGCAATCACTCTGACGACATTTTGCGATGTGCCCTGGAATGCGCCCTTTTACGCCAGAAAGGGGTTCGTCGTGCTTGCTGGAAATGAACTGGACAATGGGCTTAAGGCGATTCTGGAAGAAGAAAGCCGACATGGTTTTCTCCACGGTAGCCGCTGTGCGATGCAGCGCCTTGTGGGCCGTAAAAGAGCCTGA
- a CDS encoding acyl-CoA thioesterase codes for MLSNEIKEPSGELTIRVIAMPSNTNAAGDVFGGWVMSQMDLAAGSAAGMRAGSKTVTVAIDGVSFLAPMAVGDELSVYTDILKVGRTSMTIGVQAWRRVRQSSERQLVTHGKFVFVAVGEDNRPVEIPAA; via the coding sequence ATGCTGTCAAACGAGATCAAAGAGCCATCGGGTGAACTGACCATCCGTGTCATCGCCATGCCGAGCAATACCAACGCCGCAGGGGATGTTTTTGGCGGGTGGGTGATGTCCCAGATGGATCTGGCGGCCGGCTCGGCGGCGGGCATGCGGGCTGGTTCAAAAACGGTGACAGTCGCCATTGACGGCGTCTCCTTCCTTGCGCCGATGGCGGTGGGCGATGAACTGTCGGTCTATACGGACATTCTCAAGGTCGGCCGCACGTCCATGACGATTGGGGTGCAGGCGTGGCGGCGTGTGCGGCAGTCCAGTGAGCGGCAACTGGTGACACATGGAAAGTTCGTGTTTGTGGCGGTGGGTGAGGATAACCGGCCGGTAGAGATTCCTGCCGCTTAA
- the hisI gene encoding phosphoribosyl-AMP cyclohydrolase — MRPTAESVESELERVAFDASGLVCGIAQQHDSGEVLMVAWLNRDALRETLLTGQVCYWSRSRKALWRKGETSGQVQKLIEARLDCDGDAILLLVDQTGVACHTGRRSCFYRQFGPEGLKTISDPLVTPEALYGP; from the coding sequence ATCCGCCCGACGGCTGAATCCGTGGAAAGTGAACTGGAACGTGTTGCGTTTGATGCGTCCGGTCTTGTCTGCGGCATTGCGCAACAGCATGACAGCGGTGAAGTGCTGATGGTCGCATGGCTCAACCGCGATGCGCTCAGGGAAACATTGCTGACAGGGCAGGTCTGTTACTGGTCGCGCAGCCGCAAGGCGCTGTGGCGCAAGGGCGAGACATCCGGTCAGGTGCAGAAACTGATCGAAGCACGGCTTGACTGCGATGGCGATGCGATCCTGCTGCTGGTGGATCAGACAGGTGTGGCCTGTCACACAGGACGGCGGAGCTGTTTCTACCGGCAGTTCGGGCCGGAAGGGCTGAAGACGATTTCGGATCCCCTCGTTACACCTGAAGCGCTTTACGGCCCCTAA
- a CDS encoding folate-binding protein YgfZ: MTYFTHLTDRAVIAVRGEDRVRFLQGLVSNDVETVEPGKAVWAALLTPQGRWKADFFIIADPDEPCLLIDCASSQSAMLVATLSRFRLRSDVSIQETRLVVHAAWGGLPDVATVENAIVVPDPRLPEAGWRLLMLEPSAAAKADAATYDLHRLVLGLPDGVRDCEAEKTLLLEANFDLLNGVSWTKGCYMGQEMTARTHYRGLVKRRLVPVASEAVLPAPGTAVTADGREIGQIRSSHDHCGLAFLKPDSVDLHLEAEGHRIVPRVPTWFATVQAAEKNSQAAGLGEVSP, from the coding sequence ATGACTTATTTTACTCACCTGACTGACCGGGCGGTGATAGCCGTCAGAGGTGAGGACCGCGTCAGGTTCCTTCAGGGACTGGTGTCCAACGATGTAGAAACTGTGGAACCGGGCAAGGCCGTATGGGCCGCTCTGCTCACACCGCAGGGACGCTGGAAAGCCGATTTCTTCATTATCGCTGATCCTGACGAGCCCTGTCTCCTGATCGACTGCGCCTCATCGCAGAGCGCCATGCTGGTTGCAACGCTTTCAAGATTCCGTCTTCGCTCCGACGTGAGCATTCAGGAAACCCGCCTTGTCGTTCATGCGGCATGGGGTGGCCTGCCTGATGTCGCGACCGTGGAAAACGCGATTGTCGTGCCGGACCCGCGCCTCCCGGAAGCGGGATGGCGTCTCCTCATGCTGGAACCGTCAGCCGCCGCGAAAGCGGATGCTGCGACATATGACCTGCACCGTCTCGTGCTCGGATTGCCTGATGGTGTCCGGGACTGTGAGGCTGAAAAGACTCTTCTTCTGGAGGCCAATTTCGATCTGCTCAACGGCGTTTCATGGACCAAGGGCTGCTACATGGGGCAGGAGATGACAGCGCGGACCCACTACCGTGGTCTCGTCAAGCGGCGGCTGGTGCCTGTCGCGTCCGAAGCCGTTCTGCCTGCGCCGGGAACGGCTGTGACCGCCGACGGCCGTGAAATCGGGCAGATCCGCTCCAGTCACGACCATTGCGGTCTGGCGTTTCTGAAGCCCGACTCTGTAGACCTTCATCTGGAAGCGGAAGGCCACCGGATTGTGCCGCGCGTGCCCACATGGTTTGCGACCGTGCAGGCAGCAGAGAAAAACAGTCAGGCCGCTGGTCTGGGGGAAGTATCACCGTGA